The nucleotide sequence gtaacgccccccaggggggcgctaccgcccacgttgggaatcgctgagcTAGaatgactgagataaaataacaATGGTCAAGAACCACCAGAGGGAGTTGTTACATGTGTACCAAGAGAACATAGATGAAGAGAAGTCAGTGTTGGGGGATATTAGACAAACAGAAAGGGAGATGAGAAGAGGCCATAACCTCTGATACTGCTGTTGAGGAAACTTCTGGATTTTGGTGgggctagagccagtgtggtgtagcggttaagttgttggactgtgacctgagagaccagggtttgaatcccaacacagccatgaagctcactgggtgacgttgggccagtcactgcctctcagcctcagagggaggcaatggtaaacctctctgaataccgcttaccatgaaaaccctcttcatagggtcgccataagtcggaatcaacttgaaggcagtccatttccattttccaaggaGATGTTAGACTTTAGAGGCGAGATTAATATTCTCACCTCCTTGGTTATCCTTGGCACATTCCATACTGTTCCTCTGACATCTTCGGCTAGGTCAGTGTCCTGGGAATACTACTATAGCAACCAGAATCTCGGAGACCGCTCTGTTCCATGGTGGCAGAGTCTAAGTGCTGGGCTGTAAAGCACTGTAGCCTCAAAGCACTGTAGCTTTGAGGCTACAGGTTTTCCTCTTTTGGGATCCTTGTTGAAGGCTTCATCCAGAGGCCAGATATACTCAGGTTCTTTGCCATCCCTTCTGAAGCCAAAAGAAAAGAGATGAGGAAACTTGGGTTAAGCTATAGCAAGGAAGGTTGCTATGATATCTAAATCAGTGTATCCAGAGATTAGATTTTCTGCTGGTGGTGTTGGAAGCCAGATCCatcttcaccatgactactctatTTGGGTGAGTGAGTAGCTCTTGCCCTACTTGATGAAGGTGGCATGGCTGTGGATGTAGTCCTGTGAGAATCTTGCATAGGAGGCAGTATCACTGGTAAATCTGTGGGATCATCTGAATAGACAATATCATTCATATTATTCCATTGTGAAACTATCAGGCATTATATTGCTAACATCATCACCTGCCAGATAGATACAGATGCAAACTGTTTGTGGTCTAAGGGTTGTCCCTACCAGACCCTACAAAATGCTCATCCTAAATTGTGCCACCATGAAGCACTGATGTATATTTGTACTTCAAACTACCACAATCAAAATCTATAAGCAGCATCAATTCATTTTGGTGCAAGACACTCTTAAGAGTTTGCCAAAAAATACTGAAAAACACCAGTCATGCTATCTTTCTCTTTCCACTTATCTtattccccaccccctccactgTGTATTTAAATACATCAGCAAACATGAATGAGGAATAGCAGTTTCACCTCCTTTGTCAGAGGGGGCAATCTTGATGTATTCCTGTGTAGCAATGTGACCAGACAACCCTACTCTACCCCAAAATAACTTGCATTTCAATGCTGGGTGTGGCAGCCTTACAGAAACAATGGCTTTGTTGTTGAGATACGCTAGGAGGGAAGGgagcttgcactcaggtcctgcttgcaggtttcccatactTGGCCatggtgaaaacaggatgctggataagatgggccactggtctgatccagcaggctcttcttatcttcttatgtgGGCTACCTCATAGCTACATGTGACAGCTGGCCCATTGAAGAGGGAGTAGCATGTCAAAGAGCTGCAAGAAGTCCTTATAGGCCTAGATGTGACTGTAACAGATGGGAGACCTTGGCCTGGTTTGGCTTTGCTGTTTGTCGGGTGTAAACACAGGATATCAAAGTGTTTTAGGGCAGGCACTAATCTGGAAGCCAGCTCCCTCTCTGTATACTCCTATTCTAGTAGTCTCAATTCCCTGGAGGCAGGGCAGACATTTCATGTGTCTAAAGCAGAGCTATAAGGAGGAACAATGGACATCTAGGTTGTTCAAGAACAAGAAGAGATCATAGGCCCTGTAGCCAACCAcagattggggaagggccatagctcagtggcaggttcaatccccaacatctccaggtagggctgggaatgtctcctgcctgaaaccctgcaatgctgctgccagtcagtgtagacaatactgagctagatggaccaatgatctgaactAGTATAAGGAAACCAGACATAAACTTctaattcttcaccattttttgCCAGGCAGTATGATCCCAGTGGCCGAATTCAAGCAGTTCACAGACCAGCAGCCTGCTTTCAAGGTTCTCAAGCCATGGTGGGATGTGCTGGCTGAGTACATCACTATAGCCATGCTGATGATAGGAGTTTTTGGCTGTACTTTGCAAGTAAGTGAGTATGGGGGGAGCCTGTGCAACACCTTGATAGGGTCACTGGAACATTGGGGTGATGTCCCACTGGATGTGGCAGAGGAGGCTTTAGAAGTCTGAGGATGCTCTGGGCAAGTGTAGGAAAAACCTGATGGCCTTTCCCAGGGATGGCTAACTTCCACAGCCTGGAGGGCTGGATTTTCTGCAGCTAACCCCTTGGGTTAGGGTCTAACCCTGTATAGCCGTAGCAACTTAGACAGGGTGGCTCTATTCTCCCAGGTTGAAGAACTGCTTCTCTCCTACCTGGTAGAAAGAAGAGACTGAGTAATGAGTATATTAGGTTGATGCAGCACTGCAGAAAAGAAGGCATGGGAGCCACAATGCTTTTAAGATTCCATCCCTTGTTTTATAAAGGGCATGAGGTATTGGGTGATATCACAGCAGGCCAGGGAGGGACCCGTGTGACATaatcccaacttctgttaaatcattATCAGCACTCTACTCGGTGACATGATCCAAAGAAGCCCACAGAGGGTGATGTCCTTGGGAAGGACAGACACGTCTCGAATATCCACCCATTCGATAATCAATGTTAAAAACACAACCCTGCAACAGACATAGCATAGGGAGTGCAGGTAGAAGAGTTATTAATCATAGTTTATTTATACAGGGGTAGATACCAGGCTACTGTAGATTCCCCTTTCCTTTTTCGTATTAAGACTAGATTATCAGATAATATTAAATTAGGTCTGTTGTGACAGTATTATATAGTGGACTATAATAGTGGCAGATTATGAGGGGGATGTCATTTTTaacataaaaaaaatccttaacaGTATAAcaactagcacatcagggagagaTGTTCTAGACCTGCCCATTCCATGCAATGCTAATTTTCTACCTGCAtggatttctttaatttattgaaAAATGTATTTCCTCCAGTCTGATATAGTCCATTTAGCCACTTCAGGGCTTTACTAGTTCATTCCCACCTGCTGTAATTTGTTGTGTCCTTCTGGGCTGTGTTGTATATCATGTgcctttcttctcttctccaacacGACATGACAGGTGACACAAGATAAGATTATCTGCCTTCCCAACCATGTTCCCAGTGGCACAGCCTTCACTGATGTAACGTGTGAAGATTTCACCAAAAAGAGAACCAATGCCTCTGAGCCAGTTGGGTCCTCCTCCAACCGGCAAATGAGTGGACTACGGAACAACCTGGACCTCCAACAGTACAACTACATCAATCAGATGTGCTATGAGACAGCCCTCCATTGGTATGCCAAGTACTTCCCATACCTTGTTGTTATCCACACCCTTGTCTTTATGGTGTGTGCCTCATTTTGGTTCAAGTTTCCTGGGACCAGTTCCAAGATTGAACATTTCATCTGCATCCTGAGCAAGTGCTTTGACTCACCCTGGACTACTCGAGCCATCTCTGAAGTCTCTGGGGAGAACCAGGAGAATGCAAGCCCAGAGAAGGGGTATCGTAGGAGGAAAAGTAGTGCTCCCAGTGAGACGGCTGAGCTTGCCCCCTCACGGGGATCAGTTGCAGAGAAGAAGGTTGCAGAGTCCTCCTCAGTTAGCCTGTTGGACAAAAAGGAAGGGGAGCAGGCCAAAGCTCTCTTTGAAAAGGTGAAGAAATTCCGGCTCCATGTTGAAAAAGGAGACATCCTTTATACCATGTATATCCGCCAAACCATCCTCAAAGTCTGCAAGTTTCTAGTCATCACTGCCTACAATGCAGCCCTAGTCCACAACATCAGCTTCATCGTTCCATGCACTGTCAGGATGGAGGACATGACAGGCTATGACAATTTCTGCTGCAATCACACCAAAGCCCACCTCTTCTCTAAGCTGGCCATCTGCTATATCTGCTTCCTTGGCATCTATGGCATGACCTGTCTCTACACGCTCTACTGGCTCTTTCATCGGCCACTCAAAGAATACTCCTTTCAATTTGCACGTGAGGAGACCGGCATCAGTGACATCCCTGATGTCAAGAATGACTTTGCTTTCATGCTTCACCTCATCGACCAGTACGATTCCCTCTATTCCAAGCGCTTTGCTGTGTTCCTCTCTGAGGTCAGTGAGTTCAAACTCAAGCAGCTCAACCTCAGTCATGAGTGGACAGTGGACAAACTGCGGCAGAAGCTGCAGAAGAACTCCAACGACCGGCTAGAGCTCCATCTCTTTATGCTACCCGGATTGCCTGACACCACCTTTGAGCTGACTGAGTTGCAGTCCCTGAAGCTGGAGCTCCTCAAAGATGTTACATTCCCAGCCTCGGTGACTCAGCTGGTCAACCTCCAGGAGCTAGCATTGATCAACTGTCCTGTTAAACTGACTTTTACTTCTCTTATGTTCTTCCGTGAACAGCTGAAGGTGATGCTTGTGAAGTTTGATGACATAAAAGACATACCAGTATGGACCTACAACCTGAGAGGCTTGGAAGAGTTGTACATATCTGGACTCTTCAGTCTAGAGATGGGCCGGGCGGGAACTCTGGAAAGCCTGCGTGAACTAAAAAACCTGAAGACCCTGACTCTGCATAGCAACATCTCAAAACTGCCACCCAGTGTGGCTGACCTCGCTGCCCATCTGCAAAAGCTTAGGATCCACAACGATGGGACTAAGCTGGTGACCCTCAACAACCTCAAGAAGCTCTTCTCTGTGCAAGAAGTGCAGCTGATAAACTGCAACCTGGAACGCATCCCCCATGCTGTCTTCAGCCTTGTGAACCTGCAGGAGTTGGACCTTAAGGATAACCAGCTGCATTCCATTGAGGAGATCATCAGCTTCCAGCATTGCCGCAAACTGGTATGCCTCAAACTTTGGTACAACCACATTAGCAGCATCCCTGAACATTTCCGCAAGCTCAAGGCCTTAGAGCAACTTGACCTAAGCCACAACCGCATTGAGGTCCTCCCTTCCCAACTCTTTCTGTGTACTAGGCTGCACACTTTGGATCTTTCCTATAATAACATCCGGGTCATCCCTCCTGGGATGGGGGTTCTGCAGAGCCTTCAGTATTTTGCGATTTCTCACAACTCCTTAGAGGCACTGCCTAATGAAATCTTCTTCTGCAAGAAACTCCGGGTTCTCAAAGTAGGACATAACAAACTTCATCGTCTGTCTGACCGTGTGAGTTGGCTGCCTTCACTCTCCACGCTAGACTTGAAAGGGAACCCCCTTGAGACCCTGCCCCTGGAGATTGGTCGATGCCCAGTGCTCAAACGTAGTGGCCTGTTGGTGGAGGGCAATCTTTATGAGGCGTTGCCTTTAGAGATTAGGGAGAAAATGGAGGAGGAATGATAGGGAGCATGATAGTGGAGAAAGGGGTGCCCTCTCCTGTGATGCCAGCACAGACATGGATTGAAATGGGGATCTGGCTGGAGTACCCATCTCAGGCTGGAACCAGGGAGGGAACTGAAAACTTTCAAACTATAAAGGGGTGGAGGAATTGAAAACCCAGCATTCAGGTGGAGCAAAGATGCAACAAAGAACAAAAGCAGCAAGGGATTCTTTAAAGAAcaactatttctttaaaaaaatcagaatggatAAGTCACAGGAATTCTCTCTGAGGGGAAAAACACAGCTGCACCTGACCAAATCATCATTATAGTTATTTTTTATACCTGTTATGTACTCGTGTATTTTTTGTGAAATGTTCTGGGGTTTTGCAAGATTGTTTTCTTCAGATTGATTCCTGTCTCCCTTTCTCCTCACCCCTCTGTTCAACTTCAGTTCTGCTTTAGTGCTGGAGCTGACCTTTCTGACCTTTCAGATTCCTTCCCACTTTAACCAAGGGAGTAGAACCACGGCACCTAGGATTCTCCTCAGAGCTCACTTCATCTGCCCTTCTCTTCTCACATCATCTGAGTGGGCACCCATGCATGGAAGAGAGGAGGAATACTACACTGTGAAACTCCTCCTCACCACCATTGGTGAAATTCCATTTTCCCATGGCGTTTTTTTAAATCATCTCTTCACATCTTCCCAGTGCTGACTGAAGTGATGGGAAGCTGCTTATTCCCTCGTTCCATAGCTACAAATGTTCTTCCTATCCATTTTCTGTAATCCAGGTACATAAATGCCTGTAGCCTAGCACATGAAAAATTCGTGGTTAGGAGATGTGGTACGTCACCTTATCCCCTTTCTTTCTGGTTGGCTCTACTGATTTCCTAAAGAGCACAGGCATGCTTCTATTTTGTCCTTTGGTGTGTCAGCTCTCTAATCTTAGTCTCACAACGCCCAAGCAAACTCTTTTCTGGCCTGTAGTAGCATGATTTTCTCTTCCACCTGTCTCTGATCCCAGAGCTCTCTGGGGAGTATAAAAAGAATCAGAAAAGGGGCCCTGCTTTCTCAGAGGCAAAGCATCCCAAAGCTAACCCCAGTATCCTACCTGTTGGCAACATGCCAGTTCATAGCCAGTCATTGTGAGTTTAGAAATAGTTTACTGAAGACAGAAGAGAAGAGCTGAAAAGAAGAGATGAACAGTTGCACGGTAATAAGAAGCAATAATTCACATGTTTAGCCAACACTAGCAATTAACTGACGACGTACCAGCTTGTAAAGAGCTTGGGTATTTCATGAGCCTGGTATGTGTCCAAGATGAAAAATGCTCAACTAGCTCACAGTCTTTGTGTGCGTGTACATGTGTAATGTTCCTAATCCTTCTCCGTTGTTTGCTTGTAGGGTCTCTTAGACACCCCACCATCAACTTCCAAACAGTTTGGTTCAGCTTGGCTTCTGCCAGATTGAATACAAAGGGATAGCTGGATAATGGTTTCACCTTCCCTTTGTTGAGCACTAGTTGCTAAAGGGAGTGTCTCCAATAAGGGTTAAGAGTAGTCACGTAATTATTATTTTGGTTACTAAAGTTCTAAATGCAGTGCAATTAAGGCTGAAGGCCTGTGCACATTTAactcaggaataaatcccactgaactcaatttgACTTGCGTTTTGAATAAGCATTCATAGGAACAAATTGAGAGGTGACAAGTGGATTCGTACCAGAGATGCCCCTAGCCTATTCACCAGCAGTGCTTGGGCCTCTGTTGCTGGGCCTTGGTTCTGATAGGAGCTAGCTGTGCCCTGAACTGTGGCAGCCAGCCAGAAAATACTTCAGTCCTAGGAATAGCACAATATGTCTTGTTCCCACAAACTCTTGTGATTGG is from Rhineura floridana isolate rRhiFlo1 chromosome 3, rRhiFlo1.hap2, whole genome shotgun sequence and encodes:
- the LRRC8E gene encoding volume-regulated anion channel subunit LRRC8E, with product MIPVAEFKQFTDQQPAFKVLKPWWDVLAEYITIAMLMIGVFGCTLQVTQDKIICLPNHVPSGTAFTDVTCEDFTKKRTNASEPVGSSSNRQMSGLRNNLDLQQYNYINQMCYETALHWYAKYFPYLVVIHTLVFMVCASFWFKFPGTSSKIEHFICILSKCFDSPWTTRAISEVSGENQENASPEKGYRRRKSSAPSETAELAPSRGSVAEKKVAESSSVSLLDKKEGEQAKALFEKVKKFRLHVEKGDILYTMYIRQTILKVCKFLVITAYNAALVHNISFIVPCTVRMEDMTGYDNFCCNHTKAHLFSKLAICYICFLGIYGMTCLYTLYWLFHRPLKEYSFQFAREETGISDIPDVKNDFAFMLHLIDQYDSLYSKRFAVFLSEVSEFKLKQLNLSHEWTVDKLRQKLQKNSNDRLELHLFMLPGLPDTTFELTELQSLKLELLKDVTFPASVTQLVNLQELALINCPVKLTFTSLMFFREQLKVMLVKFDDIKDIPVWTYNLRGLEELYISGLFSLEMGRAGTLESLRELKNLKTLTLHSNISKLPPSVADLAAHLQKLRIHNDGTKLVTLNNLKKLFSVQEVQLINCNLERIPHAVFSLVNLQELDLKDNQLHSIEEIISFQHCRKLVCLKLWYNHISSIPEHFRKLKALEQLDLSHNRIEVLPSQLFLCTRLHTLDLSYNNIRVIPPGMGVLQSLQYFAISHNSLEALPNEIFFCKKLRVLKVGHNKLHRLSDRVSWLPSLSTLDLKGNPLETLPLEIGRCPVLKRSGLLVEGNLYEALPLEIREKMEEE